A single region of the Papilio machaon chromosome 13, ilPapMach1.1, whole genome shotgun sequence genome encodes:
- the LOC106710401 gene encoding ras-related protein M-Ras, producing the protein MTRPGPPSDNLPTVKLVVVGDGGVGKSAITIQFFQKLFVTDYDPTIEDSYIQHTEVDGQWCILDVLDTAGQEEFSAMREQYMRKGDGFLLVYSVTDAQSYQNIRHFHTQILRVKDRETYPMLVAANKVDLVHARAVSEEAGRELARALAAPYIETSAKEPPLNIDAAFHELVRIIRKHPQQEEKQRRRRRGLGRCQLL; encoded by the exons ATGACGCGCCCCGGTCCCCCGAGCGACAATCTCCCGACA GTGAAGCTGGTGGTGGTAGGAGATGGTGGTGTGGGCAAGAGTGCTATCACCATCCAGTTCTTCCAGAAGTTGTTTGTGACAGACTATGATCCTACCATTGAGGACTCCTACATACAGCACACTGAAGTGGATGGACAGTGGTGCATCTTAGATG tgcTGGACACAGCGGGACAGGAGGAGTTCAGTGCGATGCGGGAGCAGTACATGCGCAAGGGGGACGGCTTCCTGCTCGTGTACTCCGTCACAGACGCACAAAGTTACCAGAACATCCGCCATTTCCACACGCAGATACTGCGCGTCAAGGACAG AGAGACGTACCCGATGCTGGTGGCTGCCAACAAGGTGGACCTGGTGCACGCGCGCGCTGTCAGCGAGGAGGCGGGCCGCGAGCTGGCGCGCGCGCTCGCGGCTCCGTACATTGAGACCAGCGCCAAGGAGCCGCCGCTCAACATCGACGCCGCCTTCCACGAG CTGGTGCGCATCATCCGCAAACACCCGCAGCAGGAGGAGAAGCAGCGACGTCGGCGCCGCGGACTCGGCCGCTGTCAGCTGCTCTGA